From the Halalkalicoccus sp. CGA53 genome, one window contains:
- a CDS encoding 30S ribosomal protein S8e — protein sequence MNDHGRSIRKRTGGRRRPIRKRRKHQLGGHPTETVVGEPKFKTVKARGTTEKIRAVSTDLVTIATDDGTVSATIEDVVENPANPNYARRNIITKGALIETSEGRARVTSRPGQDGQVNAVLEN from the coding sequence ATGAACGATCACGGCCGGTCGATCAGGAAGCGAACCGGTGGGCGACGACGCCCGATCAGAAAGCGCCGGAAGCACCAGCTCGGCGGCCACCCGACCGAGACGGTCGTCGGCGAGCCGAAGTTCAAGACGGTGAAGGCACGCGGCACCACCGAGAAGATCCGCGCGGTCTCGACCGACCTCGTGACGATCGCCACCGACGACGGCACCGTCAGCGCGACGATCGAGGACGTCGTCGAGAACCCGGCGAACCCGAACTACGCCCGCCGAAACATCATCACGAAGGGCGCGCTCATCGAGACGAGCGAGGGGCGTGCGCGAGTGACCTCCCGGCCCGGCCAGGACGGACAGGTCAACGCCGTCCTCGAGAACTAA
- a CDS encoding DUF2240 family protein, with translation MSLRVAVAAPYKRAGTETIEESAFVVALSLDRDWFSPDQSKRLIDVAVGQGLLERTEDGLRVTFAPSEVTIPEGFSPDEELLSSPSVFERVLDALVATGIEKQRAVAGINELQAERGVTIETAAVLYAHRRGVDVGEEVRMTREILTGERER, from the coding sequence ATGAGCCTGCGCGTCGCCGTCGCCGCCCCGTACAAGCGGGCGGGCACCGAGACGATCGAGGAGAGCGCGTTCGTCGTCGCGCTCTCGCTCGATCGGGACTGGTTCTCGCCCGATCAGTCGAAACGCCTGATCGACGTCGCCGTGGGACAGGGGCTGCTCGAACGCACGGAGGACGGGCTGCGCGTCACGTTCGCGCCGAGCGAGGTGACGATCCCGGAGGGTTTCTCGCCGGACGAGGAGCTGCTCTCCTCGCCATCGGTCTTCGAGCGCGTGCTCGACGCGCTCGTCGCGACCGGGATCGAGAAACAGCGCGCGGTCGCGGGCATAAACGAGCTCCAGGCCGAGCGTGGGGTGACGATCGAGACCGCGGCGGTTCTCTACGCTCACCGGCGCGGGGTGGACGTGGGGGAGGAGGTCCGGATGACGAGGGAGATCCTCACCGGGGAGCGCGAACGCTGA
- the pstC gene encoding phosphate ABC transporter permease subunit PstC: MSGTDLTRSATGVGGRTDAVVRYVFFACAALSVLTTVGIIVVLLEGSVEFFRTVSVIGFLTGTTWSPLIEPRSYGVLPLVWGTLVITVGSALIAIPVGTATAIYLSEYADPDVRSVVKPVLEILAGIPTIVYGFFALSFITPQIQRVFPETGTFNAAAGAIVVGIMIVPMVSSLSEDAMHAVPDELREGAYGLGATRYEVSTDVVIPAAASGILASYVLALSRAIGETMAVTLAAGMAPQFTTSPLEPIQTMTAYMVQIGISDVSVGSIGYQSLFAVGLTLFLMTLSMNLASMWIRSRYREEYR; encoded by the coding sequence ATGAGCGGGACCGACCTCACTCGATCCGCGACCGGCGTCGGCGGCAGGACGGACGCGGTCGTCAGGTACGTCTTCTTCGCCTGTGCCGCGCTCTCGGTGCTCACCACCGTCGGGATCATCGTCGTGCTGCTCGAGGGGTCGGTCGAGTTCTTCCGGACCGTCTCGGTGATCGGCTTTCTCACCGGGACGACCTGGTCGCCGCTGATCGAACCCCGGAGCTACGGCGTGCTCCCGCTGGTCTGGGGGACGCTCGTCATCACCGTGGGATCGGCACTGATCGCGATCCCGGTGGGGACGGCGACCGCGATCTACCTCTCGGAGTACGCCGACCCCGACGTTCGCTCGGTCGTGAAGCCGGTCCTCGAGATCTTAGCTGGCATTCCGACGATCGTCTACGGCTTCTTCGCGCTCTCGTTCATCACCCCGCAGATCCAGCGCGTCTTCCCCGAGACGGGGACGTTCAACGCCGCCGCGGGTGCGATCGTCGTCGGGATCATGATCGTCCCGATGGTCTCTTCGCTCTCCGAGGACGCGATGCACGCCGTCCCCGACGAACTGCGCGAGGGGGCCTACGGCCTCGGTGCGACCCGGTACGAGGTCTCGACGGACGTCGTCATCCCCGCGGCGGCCTCGGGCATCCTCGCCTCCTACGTGCTCGCGCTCAGCCGGGCGATCGGCGAGACGATGGCGGTCACCCTCGCCGCGGGGATGGCCCCGCAGTTCACGACGAGCCCCCTGGAACCGATCCAGACGATGACCGCCTACATGGTCCAGATCGGCATCAGCGACGTCTCGGTGGGGTCGATCGGCTACCAGAGCCTCTTCGCCGTCGGGCTGACGCTGTTCCTCATGACGCTCTCGATGAACCTCGCGAGCATGTGGATCCGCTCGCGCTACCGGGAGGAGTACCGATGA
- the pstA gene encoding phosphate ABC transporter permease PstA translates to MSTTNPFADVSDLDRKRTIGRVFVGLCIASTMVGIVALVTLLADVAYESWGWLSVEFLTYPPSRFPENYLPGGRGAGIYPALVGSVFLIALTALFTVSIGVGAAIYLEEYAPESRLTSLIEANIANLAGVPSIVYGLLGLAVFVRFAGMGQSLLAGALTLTLLILPIVIVAAQESLRAVPDSQREAAYGVGATKWEVIRDVVLPAALPGVMTGTILSLSRAIGETAPILMVGAATSMFVAPDSLLGPFAAMPMQIFDWAKLPQAEFQHVAAAGIVVLLTVLLAMNAVAIYIRYRFEADLS, encoded by the coding sequence ATGAGCACGACCAACCCGTTCGCCGACGTCTCCGACCTGGATCGGAAACGGACGATCGGCCGGGTGTTCGTCGGCCTCTGTATCGCCTCGACGATGGTCGGGATCGTCGCACTCGTCACGCTGCTCGCGGACGTCGCCTACGAGTCGTGGGGCTGGCTCTCGGTCGAGTTCCTCACCTATCCGCCCTCGCGATTCCCCGAGAACTACCTCCCCGGCGGCCGGGGTGCGGGCATCTACCCGGCGCTCGTCGGCTCGGTCTTCCTGATCGCGCTCACGGCGCTGTTCACCGTCTCCATCGGCGTCGGCGCGGCGATCTACCTCGAGGAGTACGCCCCTGAGAGCAGGCTGACGAGCCTGATCGAGGCGAACATCGCGAACCTCGCGGGCGTCCCCTCGATCGTCTACGGCCTGCTCGGACTCGCGGTGTTCGTCCGATTCGCGGGGATGGGCCAGAGCTTGCTCGCGGGGGCGCTCACGCTCACGCTGCTCATCCTCCCGATCGTGATCGTCGCCGCCCAGGAGTCGCTGCGGGCGGTGCCCGACTCCCAGCGCGAGGCGGCCTACGGCGTCGGCGCGACGAAGTGGGAGGTGATCCGCGACGTCGTGCTCCCGGCGGCGCTGCCGGGGGTCATGACCGGGACGATCCTCTCGCTCAGCCGGGCGATCGGCGAGACCGCGCCGATCCTGATGGTCGGGGCGGCGACCTCGATGTTCGTCGCGCCCGACTCCCTTCTCGGGCCGTTCGCGGCGATGCCGATGCAGATCTTCGACTGGGCGAAACTGCCCCAGGCCGAGTTCCAGCACGTCGCCGCCGCCGGCATCGTCGTTCTCCTGACCGTGCTGCTCGCGATGAACGCCGTCGCGATCTACATCCGCTACCGCTTCGAGGCAGACCTCTCATGA
- a CDS encoding PhoU domain-containing protein, whose translation METRKVQVTGGSTFTVSIPKTWAEDHGVSAGSEVTFYPEGDSLLLSVRRDEDPIEGVLGIDDVHGRDLTRAVVTMYVSGFDLIRLEAEKITADQRRSVRDATQALVGLEVVEETGDRVLLQDLLDSGQLSVHNAVTRMRLIAVTMLSDAVTAAAESDADLADDVRERDDDVDRLWFMVSRVFRSMLRNPSAAADLDIGREACFDHHSVARQLERIGDHAAKIADLSTEIEPISEDVAEPLVALHDDAIAVVELAMDAFLEAESDRATRLANQAREDVGGIDEHTRAVDERIRGLDDPLQAQHLGLIVDSLSRTADYGGNIAETALQNAAPRPER comes from the coding sequence ATGGAGACGCGAAAGGTCCAGGTGACCGGCGGCTCGACGTTCACCGTCTCGATCCCGAAGACGTGGGCGGAGGATCACGGGGTTTCGGCCGGCTCGGAGGTGACGTTCTACCCCGAGGGCGACTCGCTTCTACTCTCGGTGCGCCGCGACGAGGACCCGATCGAGGGGGTGCTGGGGATCGACGACGTCCACGGGCGGGACCTGACCCGCGCGGTCGTGACGATGTACGTGAGCGGCTTCGACCTCATCAGATTGGAGGCCGAGAAGATCACCGCCGACCAGCGCCGGTCGGTGAGAGACGCCACGCAGGCGCTCGTCGGGCTCGAGGTGGTCGAGGAGACCGGCGACCGGGTACTGCTCCAGGACCTCCTCGATTCGGGACAGCTCTCGGTCCACAACGCGGTGACGCGGATGCGCCTGATCGCGGTGACGATGCTCTCGGACGCGGTGACCGCCGCCGCCGAGAGCGACGCGGACCTCGCCGACGACGTTAGAGAGCGCGACGACGACGTGGATCGGCTCTGGTTCATGGTCTCGCGGGTGTTCCGGTCGATGCTCAGGAACCCGAGCGCGGCGGCCGACCTCGACATCGGCCGCGAGGCCTGTTTCGACCACCACTCGGTCGCGAGACAGCTCGAGCGGATCGGCGACCACGCGGCGAAGATCGCCGACCTCTCGACGGAGATCGAGCCGATCTCCGAGGACGTCGCCGAACCGCTCGTCGCGCTCCACGACGACGCGATCGCGGTCGTCGAACTCGCGATGGACGCCTTCCTCGAGGCCGAGAGTGACCGTGCGACACGACTCGCAAACCAGGCCAGAGAGGACGTCGGAGGGATCGACGAGCACACCCGGGCGGTCGACGAGCGGATCCGCGGGCTCGACGACCCGCTCCAGGCACAGCACCTCGGGCTGATCGTCGACTCGCTCTCGCGCACTGCGGACTACGGCGGCAACATCGCCGAGACCGCCTTACAGAACGCCGCGCCCCGGCCCGAGCGCTGA
- a CDS encoding PstS family phosphate ABC transporter substrate-binding protein, with the protein MARSGWNGDESVSRRAFLCGVGATVPAVAGCVARGEDSGLSGEVLVDGSNTLLPHAAAVAEEFQWRNNRVQIPVYGSGTGAGFQRFCAGETHVQNASREILDDEAAQCNVSEVEYVAFETALDGLAVFVHPDNDWCDCLTVEELDEIWGSGSEVETWADVRDDWPDEEIDLYGRDTGSGTFDYFTEAITGDIGAVRSDYSASADTNVIVRGVRGNPFALGFGGAGYYYENEDGLSLVGVDDGDGCVEPTLETIESGEYTPLTRPMFAYVRVGEFEREEFRAFVRFFFEEVDDRGYEMGREAGIVEEGEELTWTQWAARRVGYYAIPPETVEEERARLEEVIEDR; encoded by the coding sequence ATGGCACGGTCCGGGTGGAACGGAGACGAGTCGGTGTCGCGTCGGGCGTTTCTGTGTGGTGTCGGGGCCACCGTACCAGCCGTCGCCGGCTGTGTCGCCCGGGGCGAGGACAGCGGGCTCTCGGGCGAGGTGCTCGTGGACGGGAGCAATACACTGCTCCCCCACGCCGCGGCCGTCGCCGAGGAGTTCCAGTGGCGGAACAACCGCGTGCAGATTCCCGTCTACGGCTCCGGGACCGGTGCGGGCTTCCAGCGCTTCTGTGCGGGCGAGACCCACGTCCAGAACGCGAGCCGCGAGATCCTCGACGACGAGGCGGCCCAGTGTAACGTCTCCGAGGTGGAGTACGTCGCGTTCGAGACCGCGCTCGACGGCCTCGCGGTGTTCGTTCACCCCGACAACGACTGGTGTGACTGTCTCACGGTCGAGGAGCTAGACGAGATCTGGGGGTCCGGGTCCGAGGTCGAGACCTGGGCCGACGTCAGGGACGACTGGCCCGACGAGGAGATCGACCTCTACGGCCGGGACACGGGGTCGGGAACGTTCGACTACTTCACCGAGGCGATCACGGGCGACATCGGGGCGGTCCGCTCGGATTACTCCGCGAGCGCCGACACGAACGTGATCGTCCGTGGCGTCCGGGGAAACCCCTTCGCGCTCGGCTTCGGTGGCGCGGGTTACTACTACGAGAACGAAGATGGGCTCTCGCTCGTCGGCGTCGACGACGGCGACGGCTGCGTCGAGCCGACGCTGGAGACGATCGAGTCCGGCGAGTACACCCCGCTCACCCGACCGATGTTCGCCTACGTCAGGGTGGGCGAGTTCGAACGCGAGGAGTTCCGCGCGTTCGTCCGCTTCTTCTTCGAGGAGGTCGACGACCGCGGCTACGAGATGGGTCGCGAGGCGGGGATCGTCGAGGAGGGTGAGGAACTCACCTGGACGCAGTGGGCGGCACGGCGCGTCGGCTACTACGCGATCCCCCCCGAAACGGTCGAGGAGGAGCGCGCTCGCCTCGAGGAGGTGATCGAGGACCGATGA
- a CDS encoding rubrerythrin-like domain-containing protein: MERRDQSTEFRTNTYECMNCGQRSEARHHPMECSRCGGEMLNIGNSRE, from the coding sequence ATGGAGAGGAGAGATCAGTCCACCGAGTTTCGAACGAACACGTACGAATGCATGAACTGTGGCCAGAGATCCGAGGCTCGCCACCACCCGATGGAGTGTTCGAGATGTGGGGGTGAGATGCTGAACATCGGAAACTCCCGGGAGTGA